From the genome of Vigna angularis cultivar LongXiaoDou No.4 chromosome 11, ASM1680809v1, whole genome shotgun sequence, one region includes:
- the LOC108332933 gene encoding WUSCHEL-related homeobox 2, whose translation MGSRSAMRREPSRTHSVSRWSPTREQIAMLEDLYRQGMRTPNAEQIQEVTSRLRAYGHIQGKNVFYWFQNHKARQRQKQKLESIAYSNSFLQASHPICQNVVCAPFYPQQSGMNFYPQPEKVVATGGIVGTVVPFGMLKICDGQQIYQQLRQRVQPDYNYSINDKKTLNLFPLHPTGILKEKTVNQGSSHASASGCH comes from the exons atgggaAGTCGCTCTGCAATGAGAAGAGAACCAAGTAGAACTCATTCAGTTTCTCGGTGGAGTCCTACAAGAGAGCAAATAGCAATGTTGGAGGACCTTTACAGACAGGGAATGAGAACTCCAAATGCTGAGCAGATACAAGAGGTTACCTCCAGATTAAGGGCTTATGGTCACATCCAAGGAAAAAATGTCTTTTACTGGTTTCAGAATCACAAAGCACGTCAAAGACAGAAGCAGAAGCTAGAAAGCATTGCATATTCCAATAGCTTTCTTCAAGCCTCACATCCTATTTGCCAAAATG TTGTCTGTGCTCCCTTTTATCCTCAACAAAGTGGAATGAACTTTTATCCTCAACCAGAAAAGGTTGTTGCAACTGGAGGTATTGTTGGGACAGTTGTACCATTTGGGATGCTAAAAATTTGTGATGGCCAGCAGATATACCAACAATTGCGACAGAGGGTACAACCTGATTATAACTATAGCATCAATGACAAAAAAACTTTAAACCTCTTTCCTCTTCATCCAACAGgcattttgaaagaaaaaactgTTAATCAGGGGTCTTCACACGCTTCAGCTTCTGGTTGTCACTGA